From Tursiops truncatus isolate mTurTru1 chromosome 13, mTurTru1.mat.Y, whole genome shotgun sequence:
GCATTGTACCATTTCACCTCCCATTAGAGGCTGGTCTTGAACGATAATCCCAGAAGATGAAACTGATGCTGAACTATGACCCTCAATTTACAAATCAtttttcagaagataaaaaaaaagtttaaacatatttttggCATTATCTGAACGGGCAGAATCTTTCATGCTTGTTTTctaagaataaatgaaaacagcatgCACTGTAGTTTCTTAGTGTGGGGAAAGACAGAGCAGGgttttcagattatattttattttaaacctgggtgtttgcattttttttaacattgctgAATTTAGTATATGCCTTCAAAACATAATCAATTTCTATTCTGTAGCTTAAGGGATCCATCAGTTAAAATGTTGGTCTTTCATCTTTATTACTCTCCCATTAAAATGAGAGAAACCGGGACGCAATTCAGTTTAGAAGAAGCAATTTAGTTGGCGATGTCCTTACTACTCAAGTCTTGACAGAAGAAGAAAACGCGTGATAGCTTGGACTTCACACATCTAGCTGCACAGGAAGCAACTAAGCCTATCAGACAGATACTATGTTAAATTGAATAATATACTCTGATGAGATGATTTGATTACACGTTTCGCCACTACCGGTCATTCCCTTGCACTTACATTCATAAAACCTGTCCCCTCCCCTTTGTTTGTGTATCGAAAAGGTAGGCAAAGTCTCCTTCCGTTTTGCTATAGCTGTGAGGTCTGAAAGGGACAGATTAATAACGGAGCAGCACACTGGACCAGCTTCTCTGGTACCCTGAACTAGTAACCCTTTGCTATAATGAGGACACAAAGAGCCTCCCATCAGGCTGCTCCCCTTCTTCATAACTCAAAAGCGTCACGGTGGCAATAGCCTCCAGTGCTATTTGTCTTGAGTGCAGTTGTGACACTTCGGCGTGATCCATAATTTGGTAGGTATTTACCGTGACATTTCCCTTCAGTGCAGCCATAACATTCAGTGAAGCCATTATTTGGTCCCATTTACCATATAAATTGTATTGTTGTGTATGCATGCTAGCAGCTACATTAGGTACCTGAAAATGAGTAAATCTTGTAAAATAGATACTAACAGCTATTCAGCAGTAAGCCTTGCTCCTcagacagaaggagagaaaaattaaatacgGTCACCAAGTTTCCTGGAGCATCTTTAATTGCTTGTCTATTTATTTAGCATGTTAGAGACGCCGAAACCCAAGGCTTTGAAAAATACTCTGGCGGGCTCTGCCTTCATTAGAAAGGCACGATGGCATTCCCACCTTAATGATGAAAACCGGAGCAGCCTTTGGTGAGCTGAAGGTTAGAATGAAGGCGGATCAGCGGCAGGCTTGATTCAGAGGGGAAGGCGCGGGACTCGTTACTTTCGTGTCTGTGACATCAGGCGATAGTGACAAGAAGCATCTCATTCCACCAGGACATGTGGAGAAGTAAAATGGGAACAGAGCATCAGTGGCTGCTGTACTATTTCCACGATCAGAGACAAAACACACCTTCCGAAAGTCTCTAACACGAAGCACAATCATTTTAGATCATTTTGGTGCCTACTTTGCACGATGCTATTTGACGTACCCTACTTAGGCTTATGAAGGGTGCTGTTAGGTACCTACAGTGCTTTCCCCTGTATGGCCCGTGTTTTGTTATGTAGACCCTCACTGTGGATGGAGCACATCCTTTTCCCTTTCCCGTGCCTGTAGTAAATTTTTAAAGTCCCCTGAATCTCTATAGTTTCCCTTTCCCAAACCTGCTTTTTGTCTATATACGTTTTCAACACTAATTTTCTTCTTAAGCGAAGAGAGAAATTTTCCATCCTACACGTGCCTCACCGGGATGACTGCGCATAAAAGCCATTCAATGAGAGATGCTTCTTTAAAAGAGGTCTGTgctcacttaattttttttctaataatctAACAAAGTCAAAGTTTTGGGAGAATCCCTCCAAATTTCTATTTAGATAGTTGGCTGGTGATTTATAGAAAAAGGAGGACCATTTCCTGAGAATATGGACTCTGAGAAACGGCTGACTTTTGCTGTATCTCTCATTTATTAACAACTTACTAGCATCAGACCAGACTCTTCCAAAGCAAAGAACTCATGAACTATTTTCAAGAccaattttaaaatctcatcaaGCTGAAGACATACTGATTTGATCAGATCTTGCATCAGGAATTAATTTAGTTCCCTGGGACAATAAAATCTGGAATGAGACCGTCCATGAGTAAAGAATTGAATGTAAAGGTTTTACCTCCGTGCCATTGAGGGAAGTTTTATTAgcacattttttatattttttttgcaatggaggagcaaaaaaaaagaacggaaataaagaaaagagaaagagaaatctattCATTAGAActtacttctgttttaaaaaatattatctgcgttactaactaaaaataaattgatttgaGTAATTCTGGGGCataaaatgtccattttctttgtccttttatttATGCCATTGTTCTGTTTTTACAGCTTACTGTGGACAGAGTGAGGTAATTCAACAACAatttttccagtgttttttctCATGTACATATAATCGACGGCCCGGAAGACAGACTCCAGGCCGGTAAACCTGCCCTCTGCAGACAGATCTCCAAGGTCGACCTTACAAACCAGCTCTCCACTCGCATACATCTTAAGCAAGTGGTCCATGGCGGCTCGATACTTAGAAAGGTAATGGTTCAAGAAGAAGCCCTGGACGCTGGCGGATTTCTTCAGCAGTTTGGCTGGCAGTGTTACTGCTTTCACAGGGGACAGGCCAGTAGGAGTCTGGTAGCCAGAGACAAACCCAATCACTATCAGGCGCCCTTTGGTAGCCAAGGCGTCCACAGCCAAGTCAAACATGGCTCCCCCGACGGATTCATACACCACGTCCACGCCTCGCGGGTACTCCTGCTTCAGGACAGCACCCACGTGCTCGCCGTTATAGTTGATGGGACGATCACAGCCAAGAGATTTCAGAAAGGCAGACTTTTCATCAGAAGAGCAAGTTCCAATTACATGGCACTCGGCCTTCTTTGCAAGCTGGACGGCAAACTGGCCGGTCCCCCCAGCTGCTGCGGTCACCAGAACTTTCCTCCCTTCTGATAGCTCTCCGAGCTCTTTCAGGCTGATGTAGGCCGTGGTACCACTCACCAGGAGGGTGAGATACTCGGGTTTCACGGCCGGCACGGGAATGGCCGTGCTGGCGGGCACCACTGTGTACTCGGCAAAAGAGCCAGGTGTCATGTAAGCCACAGCCTGGCCAACTGTGAATGTGGCGCTGGCGGAGAGACCCAAGGCCACCACCTCGCCTACACCTTCGAAACCTGCGTCAAACGGGATCTTGACGGAAGGGTCATAGCGGCCGGCTGAATAGTTTATGTCAGATGCATTAACACCAACaaatctagaagaaaacaaacacaaatacatTCAGATGTTTTCTTCATCAAGGCCTTTCTATCCCACTTAGAAAAAGTCCTCTAATTCTGGTGACTGTGGTGGGTGGTGAAGCTATATATTCTGATAGAATTTGAAAAAAACGGTCCTGATAttcagttcaaaaaaaaaaaaaagagagaaatcaaacaaGTGTGATTTCAACAGTGATTTGTTAGAGTTTTggtgtattttattctttcattagtTTAGGAATAATTTCACATCCCTCTAAACAGCAAGCTATGTACTTCACATGCCATTTATCCCCCTCCGATTCctttcaaaagaggaaaaaaaaaaagttaggaagcCCTCTTATACACAAACTTCACTGGAGCTATGAGTTGGAAATTAATTGGCCTCttaacaaagatgttaaaaacaacagtgggataaaatatattcaaagaagtaGACGTGTATTGATTCTGGCAACAATTTAACACTTCAGATAATAATAGTAACGACAATGATATTATTAAAGGTTGATGTAACGTGCAAGGTCACTGGCTGTTACACGTTACTGCAGGGGTTGTTTCAGTGTGAGCGAGGCTGCAgcaaattttctttctcatgtaaCTACGTCCAGCGTGAAAATATGCACTTTGATTAACTGAACAAAAATTGTCTCATAAGGGTAGAGAGATTTTTATGCAACATCCAACATTTTACAGTCCTTCCCAGatgaaaaggaaagcaaatcGGCACTATATTTTTCCTCAACAAGAAGCAGAGACGTACTTGATTAATACCAGATGATTATTTTCACTTGGTATCCAGAGTCAATTTAATTGCGAGGCTGGTATTTTTACCAGCTTTTTTTCATCTCAGTATACCTCATAACAGAAATATCCTGATACATAAGGAAAAAAGCCGTCTCCTAAGGATGTCAGGAGGTGGCTGAGACACGTAACGCAGGACCCTAAAAATGTCATTTCCACCTGTAATGAAATGAAAAGGTGGTGGTATCTGGTGGCAGGAGGAAAGCTGGTAAAGTAggccattttaaaataatttacttttaatttaacttaataaaCCCCAAACTGCCCCATGCAAGGATCCACTTCCACTGTATTATAGACAATGCTTTGCACTTACACATGCGCCCTTATGATTGTGCCCTGTATATCCACACCCTCGAAAGCTCTCTACATCCTGTAGAAATAAGAAAGCAGGAAGCACTTTCCTTCGGGCACGTCCAGCCGCTTTCAGAGGTTAGCAGACACACAGCCTCACTAACACGCTACAGAATTCCATACCCATACGTGACACACAGTAACGAGCCGCGGGAATAATGATTTTTGGTGGCTTCTCATTCGGCCTTTAATACCAAGATGCCCACGGTCTATTTTTtggagtgggggggaggggcccCTACCTTTCCTTTCAGTTTACCCAACTCTCCAGGcccagtcttttttaaaaaggggccAGCTTCCTGAGAGCGTGCTTCTGGACCTCACGGAGGCCTGCCAGGGCAGAGCCCAGCTGGATCACCTCTTGGTGCCCTGCTCGAGGCCGCAAAGCCAACTCTAAGGAGGCGTCCCCGGGGGTGGGAGTGGCGGCCTGTGCCACAGAGGCTGGGGGCCAGGGCGGATCGCCAGCTCCCTTCTCTTCGTCCCGTGGCCCTCGCCCCTCCCGTCtcatccccctccttcccccccccccaccccaatccgGCTGGCGTTTCTACCTTCCCAACCGCAGAGGCCCTTCCCTTGCGGGGAGCCCTTGCCTTGGACTCGGAGGGACGCCCCGGTGGGAGCTGGCCCCTCGGGTCGCCCCCCCCCTCGGAACGGGATGCCCTGGGGGGGCTTCGAGCGGGAAGGCGCTGCTGGAGGAAAACGCAACCCCCGCCGTCTGCCGCCCCGGGCCGTGGTGGCCACTTCCCGGGGAGAGGTGGCGGGACCGAGCAGGGCGCACGCCTGGGAGGAAAGCGGCGGGGAGAGGGCCCCCgcgtgcgtgtgcgcgcgtgTTGGGGGGCTCTGCCGGGAGCTTGAGTTTACCACGGGGCTTTGCTGAAAAGCCCAAATCAAACATTGCGGTGGAGCCCGGCCAGCGCTGGAGGGGTGGCAGGAGACCGCAGGGCCCGCCGCGCGCCCACTCCACGTCTCCGACTCCCTGCGGCGCCCTCGGTGCGCCCGGGCGAGCCTGCAGGGCGCCCGAAACCAGCGCTTCTGCGGGTGTCTCTTCTCGGAGGTGCCCGGCCTCCGCCGCCCCGCGGCCTCTCCACCGCCACCACCCAGACGCCATCAGTGAGTCCGACTCCCGGAGCGGGCTGGGGCCGCGCAGGTCGCCGCCCAGGCCCACGACCGTGACCTCGGCCTCCCTGGGCCGAGCGGGGGTCCCGGCGGGCGCGCCCAGCTCGCATCGGCAGCGGAGCTCGGGCCCGGGGGTGGTCAAGTGCGAGGGGAGCCCCGAGCACACGGCGCGCCGGAGCGCAGAGGCCGCGGGACAGAAGCCGCCGGCGGCCAGACCGTGACCTTGGCCTCAAAGGCACCCTCATTTTTTgtgtctccccaccccaccctgccgcCCTCTAAAGAGCCTGCGTTGTTGGTGAAGGAATCCCGAGTTCCTACTCGGCTTCGCGCCCCTCGCCCTCTCCAGGGTCGCCCAGCCCCTGGTGCGCATCCCCACCTCTCCCTGGACCCCCGCTTTGACGCTGCGCCGCCGCCGCGGCTGGTGGGCACCCGCCACTGCCCGGACGCGCCTAGGTTCTTACCTGGGCTTTGGGAAGAGCTGCGCGAGGGTCGGGAGACCGCGCCTTCGGCTCCGTCAGAAACAAGTTCAAGAGCAGCAGGCGCAGTGGGCAAGGGGTCCGGGTCGGGGGAgcaggggaaaggaagagagcgCGAgcgagaaaagaaggaaggggagacgCGCATTGGGACCCTCGCCTTGTACCCCCCTTTAACTTCAAATATGTGCTTTTAATGAGTGCAGGGGTCTAGCGATCCGACGGGCAGACCCCCTCAAAAGACTAAAATCGAGGAACCCCAGGAAAAAGAATGGGACGGTGCGGACTTTCCCCAAATATATACCCTTCCAGAGTCACTCGGTTTATTTATACTAAAAAGTGATGAACCCCTTCGTCATATTTACTGTGAAACAGGGCAGCCCTCAGAGGGCCTCAGGGAAAGGCTTTTCTCTGAACAAAAACCAAACCTGAAAACTCAAGTCCAGAGCAAATACTGGGAGACAAAGTCGTCCAAACCAGaccttccctttaaaaaaagaaagaaaaaaaaaaaaaagaaaaagaaaaggaagaatgaaggaaaaaaagcttGGCCTGGAGAATCAGCAGAAATAGTTACCCTCCCGTGAGCAACAAACGGTTTATCAAAAACGCCTTCCCCATCCCCCATTTTCTGTTTGCCATTCCTACAAACTCTTTGCTCCATTATCTTACACTTGAGCAGAAAATCGTTAGAAATATTTGGAAACGAAATAATGTGTCACTATCTTAcagaaaaagctaaaaatagtgCGCGAACTGACTTAACCAGAAGgtgtctttctcccttttttcttttcttttctgcggGCTGGGCATCCAGGAAGAGAAGCAAGGTCGTCCTCGTATGTTTGAAACCGGAAGGTGAGAACTGGATAAAGGAACACCGATGACACATTCTGGAGGGATTCTAGGCTCCCCTTCTCACACCTTTCCTAAATGGTAAACCTGATTATCTTAAATCGATGTCTGGCTTAAAAAGCACTTCCCTCACCGTGAAcagaaaatttgtattttctgttaaaaTGGAATGAGACGTGCAAAAGGttccactgaaaaaaaaagtcaagacgGAGCACAATTAAAACCCCCAAACACCTTTCCGAACAAGTGAATTTGGGCTGAATCCATTCATTCCAGAGCAGATTTTATTACGATAAAAATAAGAAGCTCTTGCACAAAATTGTCATGCAGTTAATACTGTTTGGGGCGATTTCGTCTAGGATTAAAATGAACTAACCTGCAGCGAATTACTAAGGctctattcttaaaaaaaaaacaaaaacaaaaaacggtaAAATGCCTCCCTTACTGACAACGTTTGCTAGAATAAAGGACCTTCCCACAATTTGGAGGTGGGAGCAGATTTTCCAACAGAGTAAGGAGAGGGAGAAGCAAAGGTTCCGCCCCTCCCCAGAAGCAGAAAACTCGCCCCATTCTTCTGTTGCGGATTTCAAAGTAGAAGTTAGAGGTCAAGCGTTTAGTATAAATATACTGTTTATATTAAAGGGATTTTTGTCATATGGGGATGGAAGATAGAAGCATGGATCTCCTCCAAATTGAGGAGCTTCCAACATGGCAGCCGGCGCTCCAGAACTCCGACCACCCAATTCAGGGACCGGCCCCGGTTACCCAACGCGGGGAACGGGGGCACAACCGGGGGAGCCGGTGCCCTGGAGGTGGGGAAGCCGGGCGGCCGGGAGCAGCCTCCACGACGGCGCGGGCGGGGGGCCCACCTCTCTGCTGCTGGGAGTGCTGGAACTTCACACCTTCCCCTGCCTGCCCCGCTCAGTCGCCCCTCCCCATTTCACACCCTGTTTGCAAAAGGTATTATTTTTCTAAGCAGTCGTGGGTGTGTGTACATCAGTGTTCACCATCACCAGTGCAGTGCAtcggaaaaaggaaaaagaaaaaaaaaaaaaagcctgggtgAAACTTTGCCTGTTAAGTCTGTTTGGAGGCTTTTCGGTCTGAATCTCATCTCGACTTCCAGCAAATCACTCGTGTGTTCTGTATGTTCTGCGTGAACACACACGCCTTTCTTTTTAACTTGGTAGGACGCGTCCGGATCTCGACAGCCTTAGCCTTTCAGGGCACGATGAAGTAAGTCCTCTGCAGCCCAGTTTCCATCagtgcaaaatttttaaaggacacACACGGCCCACCGTTTAAGGCACTCCCCGCGCCCACCTCATCCCCAGCCTCCACTCAATCCCGCCCTTGGCTCACTCAATTTCTAAGTTTCCAACAGGTCCCCAGAAGTTTCATGTCATGATCAGAATTCTGAAGTCTTCCAGCCTTGTTTGGAAGGCTGATATGAATTTTTACTAAAATGGACACTTAAGCTTTACCCCAAGCTATTTAGATAAGATGCATTTTGTCCTTCAGCCCTCGCAGGGGACTTGGTCCTTTCTAGCACACCATTTACAACACGGTTACAACCAGAATTTACTTCTCCCTTCGAAAGTACTATTCAACCTGAAATATGCAACACTGGAACCCCTCAGATGGGACTGAGCGGGCGGGCGAGTCCTTCTTTTGCCCAGGGAGTAGAGGAACGGGGACCGGCCCGCCTGCAAGCCCGGCTGCCAGGGGACCCACCCGGCAGACCCGCGGGCACGGCTCCGAAGAGTGAGGTCCCTTCCTTCCTGTTGCTTCAGCAGTTACTAAAGATTATGAGGTGGAAACACCCTCAGGTGGGAAGTGTGGAGGTGGAAAAGACAGTCCAAAGGTCGGGCAACGACCCGAGCGAGTGTCACCCGAAGGTGTGCAAAACGTGCGGCCCAATGCAGCCATGCTCCCACCCCGGCCCCTGCCCAGCCGCCCGGGACGCGCGCCACGCGCCCGTCGGTACGCTGCAGGGCACAGACGACAGTCACACAGCACTGACAACACGCAGACGGCACCGGCGAGGCGCACACCGACACACCCAACGACAGGCTCCGCCATTGCGAGGTGGCTGCCAACCTGGAGCAAACGGGAAAAGCCAGCGGGTCCCCGGCCTCCTTCCTCCAAAGCACGTTACCTAAATGTCGCAGTTTGTGTCCAGGCTGTTCCCGCTCCACCCTAAAGATTATGCGAACGCAGGAGCCGTGGATGCGCGCGGGTGGGCAGGGCGGGGAGCCTCCCCTTCTGGGTCCCGTCGGTTTTATTTCGGGagcgggagggggaggagggagggctgggggaggggaggggaatccCAAATTAAAATAACCCTCAGTTTTGAGGACGTTCGGTGCCATCGGATATTCACACCAGCAACAGTCACATTACATTCGCCTTCGCCAGATGGCGGCGGGTTCAACTTCCCGGGATCTCGCAAAGTCAGGCTGTGCGCCCGAGCGCGCGCCGGGTGTGGGGACGCAGGTGGGCGCGGGACAGCCCGGGAGCTGCGCAGCGCTGGCCGGGGCCGGGGCCCGGGCCGgagccggggcggggggcgcgcGCCGGGCTCACCGGTTCCGGACGAGGAGGTCTCCGTCCCCGGGGAGTGGCACCGGGCAGTCCCAGCGCAGGGTGACGGCCTCGCGGAAGTTGGGGCTCAGCCGGGTCACCACCAGCTTCTGCATGGCGCAGGGGATGGCCGAGCCCTGGAAGTCCAGGAAGTGGCGGGAGTACGACATGTCCACGATGGCTCGGGCCCCGGCAAGCGCCAGCCGCAGCATGACCCGCGCCTCCGCCTGCTTTCTGCGCCGCCGCTGGCCGGGGTCGCGCCCAGCCCTGGCCGCTCGGCTCGGCTCCGCGCTGCTGGCGGAGCGGGCGGGTCCGCCCCTCCTCCGGCCCGCGCCCTCCCCTCGGCTCCCCCCCCGCGCCTTCCCCACTACGCCTGGTGCCCGCTCCCCCCTCCTGCCCCGCGGGGAGTCAGCGCAGCCCCCGCGGTTCCCGGGCGCGCCACCCCCGGGGTCCGGGCCGGGGGGATCGCTGCCGCTCCGGCCACTGCTcctttaatctttttgttttggtttgaatCTGCTCGGCGCAGACTGGCCAAGGATCTTCTccgccctcccccttcctcccggCGCCCGGGAGGCACCGGAtatccccaccctccccacggTCTAAAAGCCGGATTTGACTCCTCTAAAAGGGTGAGGGGGGCGGCGAGGGGACCCGCGCGTCCCGCGATCGCCGCGGCCCACAGCCGGCGGCAGCCCGGGGCGTCCTCAGAGCTGCGCGGCGCCCGGCAGCCGGCGCAGGCGCCTCCCCTTCCCGTGCGAAGCGTTCACTTCCTTGCAAGGTGGTACGAATCAACCCCGAGCGCGGCCAGGGCGGCGGGGCACGGCCAGGGCCCGGGGCCGGGCGGGGAGCCCTGGCCGCCGGGGCGCCCTCAAGGGCACCCAACGCCGGGCGGGGGGCGCCCAGGGCATCCTGCGCCCCAGGCTCTTGGATCCCGTGCCCACAACGCCTTGCCCGCGCCTTCTGCCCTTAGTCTGTCCCGTGCAAGTTGCACGAACTAAgccgttttatttcttttggccaAGATTTCGTGTTTTTCCATGAATGTTGTATGTGGCCTCTGCAAGACTGTTACGGGTTTCCCATTGGGAAAGAACATATATATTGGAAACCAGAAGGCCGAATTCCCAGAgcacataaacattttaaacttctgGGTGGGGATGCCGAGGGACTTAATTGAATTGGAGACGTTGGCATGATGTATGAAGACCTCTTTTTATAACCCAGCTAGAAAGATCTGCAGTTCCATCGTGTCAATTTTCTTCCTAATTGTTTGTATTGACCAAACAATCAATTCAGTTTTCACAGAGGGACCAGATTACATATTTTCCACATATTTTGTGTAATGAGCAAATCcatcattaaatttttattaaaggtatacattttaataattttttttgttgttttccactTACCCATTAATTACCAAACTATAAAAGCCGCGTAGTGCCCCTCCCCAATCAGATCTAACCCCCGAAACTAAGATTGCCAAAGTGACACAGGTATTTTTATCTCAAATGTCGGACATTCCTCATCCAAGGGTAGTTTGTATCCACGTGGGTGCATGTGTGTATGAATGTACAAGCGGGGGCGGAGGGGGAGACTTACCGGTTTAAAAATCTGCAGGAACTAGTGTCTACTTAACTTGGCTTATAACACATGGGTTTTACCCAGTATCAGCCGGTGGGTTGCAATAACAACCCCCTCAATGTCTTTCTCCAATGTGCAATCTTTTATGTTATGCCgtattaagatttcttttttgtgtcaTATTGTTCagctaggagaaaaaaaaagaaaacaaagcaattaaAAAGATTGACAGGTATGGTTTGTGAGGGACCTATTTGTAATTGTCAGGGTGACGTTGGCAAGAGGAGGAGGAGTAAAAACTGAAGCCGGAAAAGCAGCTCGATGTGTCTGTCTATCAGTTGAGACTGTCTGAAAGCTCTGCGATCCGAATGTGTGTTATATTTCACTGAAAAGAGGAGAGAGCGAGagtgcatctccctctctcccaggaGTTTGGGGGGGACAGTCCACGCTCATCTCGCCCACCCAGTGAATGTCTGCTCTTCACCCCTTCGCACACACTCTCCGGGTTGTtgttgttggcttttttttttttttggaggaggggtgctttttctgtatttttcaaatttttttctgttggaaGATCAAGACCGGCCAAAAATCCATGATAAAAATGTGTTTGCATTAGATTTCGCATCGGAAGAACTGGCGATCCTGGCGGCACAGCCCCGCGGGGAGCGCGG
This genomic window contains:
- the PTGR3 gene encoding prostaglandin reductase 3 isoform X1, which codes for MLRLALAGARAIVDMSYSRHFLDFQGSAIPCAMQKLVVTRLSPNFREAVTLRWDCPVPLPGDGDLLVRNRFVGVNASDINYSAGRYDPSVKIPFDAGFEGVGEVVALGLSASATFTVGQAVAYMTPGSFAEYTVVPASTAIPVPAVKPEYLTLLVSGTTAYISLKELGELSEGRKVLVTAAAGGTGQFAVQLAKKAECHVIGTCSSDEKSAFLKSLGCDRPINYNGEHVGAVLKQEYPRGVDVVYESVGGAMFDLAVDALATKGRLIVIGFVSGYQTPTGLSPVKAVTLPAKLLKKSASVQGFFLNHYLSKYRAAMDHLLKMYASGELVCKVDLGDLSAEGRFTGLESVFRAVDYMYMRKNTGKIVVELPHSVHSKL
- the PTGR3 gene encoding prostaglandin reductase 3 isoform X2, with translation MTPGSFAEYTVVPASTAIPVPAVKPEYLTLLVSGTTAYISLKELGELSEGRKVLVTAAAGGTGQFAVQLAKKAECHVIGTCSSDEKSAFLKSLGCDRPINYNGEHVGAVLKQEYPRGVDVVYESVGGAMFDLAVDALATKGRLIVIGFVSGYQTPTGLSPVKAVTLPAKLLKKSASVQGFFLNHYLSKYRAAMDHLLKMYASGELVCKVDLGDLSAEGRFTGLESVFRAVDYMYMRKNTGKIVVELPHSVHSKL